One window of the Arvicanthis niloticus isolate mArvNil1 chromosome 23, mArvNil1.pat.X, whole genome shotgun sequence genome contains the following:
- the Cep170b gene encoding centrosomal protein of 170 kDa protein B isoform X1 encodes MSVTSWFLVSSSGTRHRLPRELIFVGRDECELMLQSRSVDKQHAVINYDQDRDEHWVKDLGSLNGTFVNDVRIPDQKYITLKLNDVIRFGYDSNMYVLERVQHRLPEEALKHEKYTSQLQVSVKVSAPKRGDALPDHTPYCESSQPRPEKGDRRHGAEAVAYRTPLYGQPSWWGEDDSGTPSEDRHQEEPYSERPKDLAQQDGELESRRAPAEPPDYSFRREPSYFEIPTKEAPQPPRLPEVPTQEVPTKDQEAGIGGTAPVVQSHASFTIEFDDCSPGKVKIKDHITKFSLRQRRPPSKETTPVEMVSAETKVADWLVQNDPSLLHRDGPGDDRHSTKSDLPVHTRTLKGHKHEDGTQSDSEDPLAKTVGAPAEGSGEQVRLQRQIKRDPQELLHNQQAFVIEFFDEDTPRKKRSQSFTHTPPADPKADKRRGTGTVDRERPGVAVRATGSSSGPQRASSLKREKTEERLGNTSPVPRASTRPFGSVGRRSRLAQDFMAQCMRDSSPATRPGPEKTPPVLPTPLTPRGASPVTPSTTPPPPTDPQLTKARRQEEDDSLSDAGTYTIETEAQDQEVEEARKMIDQVFGVFESPELSRVSSATFRPVIRGDKDEPSDGGVAQRMALLQEFASRTPGMAPQMEQQNLLVPGSPGGQKWVSRWASLADSYSDAGLAEDGPGRRPGEPEGPLPVTRTRRLLPQLPSDRADSPAGLEAARRNGPGPPELGSEPANCLIGQEDLDPDSLSDASGSDGGRGPEPGTERQEDLAWVRGRRSPRAPGEPAPTSFFIGDQNGEATFPKKSFVAPGEVDGPGRVVQTSPSARDGLYVSPNGRMVIQLCSGRSPEPDPAPPKEALTFARQESFTKEPTSGPPAPGKLPHISSHPLLQDLAAARASRMDFHTQDTHLILKETETALAALEARLRSKSADECEGGSTPRPPEDSLSGDSDVDTASTISLLSGKNGPSPTTPQTPGPQKESLLSPPAVPDPGGASLGSARERLSERQHRPPPADLGHGDPSRRLAVRRGHGSRGSLDWPEEERGSGLAHLPNSNHETPEATVAGRQGPRRKPVAPPPSPAAREEQSRSSTTAQKVQQALTRSNSLSTPRPTRASRLRRARLGDASDTEAMDGERGTTANPEPANRTAPEQAKKLTRLDILAMPRKRAGSFTGPSDSETAPARTGFSGRSAELYSTSRKPTIAEARAAAKKAAATAANAGPRQPFSRARPGSARYSSNTRRRQQGSDYTSTSEEEYGSHHSSPKHTRSHASTATQTPRGSGSARARSQGPRDTDDDEEEPDPYGFIVQTAEIAEIARLSQTLVKDVAILAREIHDVAGDGDSLGSPGPTRSPSLGNVPNTPASTISAREELVQRIPEASLNFQKVPPGFMSSHNFDQNMNDSLEDALANKTRPRNREEVIFDNLMLNPVSQLSHAIRENTEHLAEKMKILFQNTGRAWEDLEARINSENEVPILKTSNKEISSILKELRRVQKQLEVINAIVDPSMNLDLLMGNRAPSGSSQPGLGKARPAAQSSTSPASVDTLLPALPLRSFPQRANCGPPGLPEPAFLPDAERFLI; translated from the exons AGGCGGTAGCTTACCGCACTCCGCTGTATGGGCAGCCCTCCTGGTGGGGTGAGGATGACAGTGGGACACCATCTGAAGACCGGCACCAGGAGGAGCCCTACTCAG AGCGTCCCAAGGACCTGGCACAGCAAGACGGTGAGCTGGAGAGCCGCCGTGCTCCCGCTGAGCCACCAGACTACTCGTTCAGACGGGAGCCCAGCTACTTTGAGATTCCTACGAAGGAAGCACCACAGCCACCACGGCTGCCCGAGGTGCCGACCCAGGAAGTGCCCACAAAAGACCAGGAGGCAGGTATTGGTGGGACGGCCCCTGTGGTGCAGAGCCATGCCTCCTTCACCATTGAGTTTGATGACTGCAGCCCAGGCAAGGTGAAGATCAAAGACCATATCACCAAGTTCTCCCTGCGCCAGCGGCGGCCTCCCAGCAAGGAGACCACGCCTGTGGAGATGGTCTCGGCAGAAACCAAGGTGGCCGACTGGCTGGTGCAGAATGACCCAAGTCTGCTGCACCGGGATGGCCCAGGGGATGACCGCCACAGCACCAAAAGCGACCTTCCTGTCCACACTCGTACTCTGAAGG GCCACAAACATGAGGATGGCACACAGAGCGACTCAGAGGACCCCTTGGCCAAGACTGTTGGAGCCCCAGCTGAGGGCAGTGGGGAGCAGGTGCGGCTGCAGAGGCAGATCAAAAGGGACCCTCAGGAGCTGCTGCACAACCAGCAAGCCTTTGTCATTGAGTTCTTTGATGAGGACACACCCCGTAAGAAGCGCTCACAGTCCTTTACACACACCCCACCTGCAGACCCCAAGGCTGACAAGCGTCGGGGTACGGGGACTGTTGACAGAGAACGTCCCGGTGTCGCGGTCCGTGCCACAGGCAGCAGCTCAGGGCCACAGAGGGCCAGCTCGCTCAAGCGAGAGAAGACTGAGGAGCGGCTGGGCAACACTTCTCCTGTCCCCCGGGCCTCCACCCGCCCCTTCGGCAGTGTGGGGCGCCGCTCCCGCCTGGCCCAGGACTTCATGGCCCAGTGTATGCGGGACAGTTCCCCAGCCACGAGGCCTGGCCCTGAGAAGACGCCCCCGGTGCTACCCACCCCTTTGACACCCCGAGGGGCCAGCCCTGTGACCCCCTCGACCACCCCACCGCCTCCCACTGACCCCCAGCTAACCAAGGCACGTAGACAGGAGGAGGATGACAGTCTTAGTGACGCAGGCACCTACACCATTGAGACGGAGGCTCAAGACCAGGAAGTGGAGGAGGCCCGGAAGATGATCGACCAG GTTTTTGGGGTGTTTGAATCTCCTGAACTCTCTAGGGTATCCTCAGCTACCTTCCGCCCTGTCATTAGAGGTGACAAAGATGAGCCCAGTGATGGAGGCGTGGCCCAGCGGATGGCTTTGCTGCAAGAGTTTGCTTCCCGAACACCAGGCATGGCTCCCCAGATGGAGCAGCAG AATCTCTTGGTCCCAGGTTCCCCTGGGGGTCAGAAGTGGGTTTCCCGATGGGCTAGCTTGGCTGACAGCTACTCAGATGCTGGCTTGGCAG AGGATGGTCCTGGGCGCAGACCCGGGGAGCCTGAGGGGCCCCTGCCTGTGACTCGAACTCGGCGTCTGCTCCCCCAGTTACCCAGCGATAGGGCTGACAGCCCTGCAGGCCTTGAAGCTGCCAGGCGGAATGGCCCAGGGCCACCAGAGCTGGGCAGTGAGCCAGCAAACTGCCTTATAGGCCAGGAGGACCTGGACCCTGATAGTCTCAGTGATGCCAGCGGGTCAGATGGCGGCCGAGGCCCAGAACCAGGCACAGAGCGGCAGGAGGATCTAGCATGGGTCAGGGGTCGGCGCTCACCAAGGGCCCCTGGGGAGCCAGCCCCTACCTCTTTCTTCATTGGCGATCAGAATGGGGAGGCCACCTTCCCCAAGAAATCCTTTGTGGCTCCTGGGGAAGTGGATGGCCCGGGACGGGTAGTCCAGACCAGCCCTTCAGCAAGGGACGGCCTTTACGTCAGTCCCAACGGGAGGATGGTGATCCAGTTGTGCAGTGGTCGGTCCCCAGAGCCTGACCCAGCCCCACCCAAGGAGGCTCTGACCTTTGCCCGGCAAGAGAGTTTCACTAAGGAGCCAACCAGTGGGCCCCCGGCACCTGGCAAGCTCCCCCACATTTCTAGCCACCCGCTCCTACAAGACTTGGCTGCAGCCCGCGCCTCACGCATGGACTTCCACACTCAGGACACCCACCTGATCTTGAAGGAGACTGAGACAGCCCTGGCAGCCCTGGAGGCCCGGCTCCGCTCCAAGTCTGCAGATGAGTGTGAGGGGGGCAGCACTCCTCGGCCTCCAGAGGACTCTCTGTCTGGGGACTCGGATGTGGACACAGCCAGTACCATTAGCTTGCTCAGTGGCAAAAATGGGCCCAGCCCAACAACCCCACAGACTCCAGGGCCACAGAAGGAGAGCCTGCTGTCTCCACCAGCAGTACCAGACCCCGGGGGTGCTAGCCTGGGCAGTGCTCGAGAGCGGCTGTCTGAGAGACAGCATCGCCCACCGCCTGCAGACTTGGGCCATGGAGATCCATCAAGGCGCCTGGCTGTGCGGCGAGGCCATGGGTCTCGAGGGTCCCTGGACTGGCCTGAAGAAGAGCGAGGCTCTGGCCTTGCCCACCTGCCCAATTCTAACCATGAGACTCCTGAGGCTACTGTGGCAGGTCGACAGGGGCCTCGCCGGAAACCAGTGGCTCCCCCACCATCCCCAGCTGCTCGGGAGGAGCAGAGCCGCAGTTCCACTACCGCTCAGAAGGTGCAGCAGGCACTGACTCGCTCCAACAGCCTGTCCACCCCAAGGCCCACCAGAGCCTCCCGACTCAGGCGGGCCCGTTTGGGTGATGCCTCAGACACTGAGGCTATGGATGGTGAACGAGGGACCACAGCCAACCCTGAACCAGCAAATCGTACGGCTCCTGAGCAGGCCAAGAAACTGACACGCTTGGACATCCTGGCCATGCCCCGGAAGCGGGCAGGCTCCTTCACAGGGCCCAGTGATTCTGAGACTGCCCCTGCCCGTACCGGCTTCTCTGGTCGCAGTGCTGAGCTCTACAGCACCAGCCGTAAGCCCACGATAGCCGAGGCCCGTGCTGCTGCCAAGAaggctgctgctactgctgccaACGCCGGCCCCCGCCAGCCCTTCAGCCGGGCTCGCCCGGGCAGTGCCAGATACTCTTCCA ACACGCGGCGCCGGCAGCAGGGTTCGGATTACACGTCCACCTCTGAGGAGGAGTATGGATCCCACCACAGCTCCCCTAAACACACACGCTCCCATGCTTCAACAGCCACACAGACCCCGAGGGGCAGCGGCTCTGCCCGGGCTCGCTCCCAGGGCCCCCGAGACACAGACGATGATGAGGAGGAGCCTGACCCCTACGGCTTCATCGTGCAGACAGCAGAGATTGCAGAGATTGCTAG GCTAAGCCAGACACTAGTGAAGGATGTGGCCATCCTGGCCAGGGAGATCCATGATGTGGCTGGAGATGGGGACTCACTGGGCTCCCCGGGACCCACTCGTAGCCCATCTCTCGGGAATGTGCCCAACACCCCTGCCTCAACCATCTCAGCCCGGGAAGAG CTGGTGCAGCGCATTCCAGAGGCCAGCCTCAACTTCCAGAAAGTGCCACCTGGCTTCATGAGCTCTCACAACTTTGACCAGAACATGAATGACAGCCTCGAGGATGCTCTGGCCAACAAGACAAGGCCTCGGAACCGTGAGGAG GTGATCTTTGATAATCTGATGCTAAACCCGGTGTCCCAGCTGTCACATGCCATCCGTGAGAACACGGAGCATCTTGCTGAGAAGATGAA GATCCTCTTCCAGAATACAGGCCGGGCATGGGAGGACTTAGAGGCCAGAATCAACTCTGAAAATGAAGTGCCCATCCTAAAGACATCCAACAAG GAAATCAGCTCCATCCTGAAGGAACTTCGACGTGTACAGAAGCAGTTAGAAG TCATCAATGCCATTGTGGACCCCAGCATGAACCTCGACCTACTGATGGGAAACAGGGCTCCTTCAGGGTCTAGTCAGCCAGGACTTGGGAAAGCCCGGCCAGCAGCTCAGAGCTCAACTTCACCTGCCTCGGTGGACACCTTGCTGCCAGCCCTGCCTCTCAGGAGCTTCCCACAACGGGCAAACTGCGGGCCTCCCGGCCTCCCggagcctgccttccttcctgatgCTGAGAGGTTTCTGATCTAA
- the Cep170b gene encoding centrosomal protein of 170 kDa protein B isoform X3, which translates to MRFQTTHPTASPHSPGQRKETEDMEQMCKQAQSVQQLARHLNSCRSQLGEAVAYRTPLYGQPSWWGEDDSGTPSEDRHQEEPYSERPKDLAQQDGELESRRAPAEPPDYSFRREPSYFEIPTKEAPQPPRLPEVPTQEVPTKDQEAGIGGTAPVVQSHASFTIEFDDCSPGKVKIKDHITKFSLRQRRPPSKETTPVEMVSAETKVADWLVQNDPSLLHRDGPGDDRHSTKSDLPVHTRTLKGHKHEDGTQSDSEDPLAKTVGAPAEGSGEQVRLQRQIKRDPQELLHNQQAFVIEFFDEDTPRKKRSQSFTHTPPADPKADKRRGTGTVDRERPGVAVRATGSSSGPQRASSLKREKTEERLGNTSPVPRASTRPFGSVGRRSRLAQDFMAQCMRDSSPATRPGPEKTPPVLPTPLTPRGASPVTPSTTPPPPTDPQLTKARRQEEDDSLSDAGTYTIETEAQDQEVEEARKMIDQVFGVFESPELSRVSSATFRPVIRGDKDEPSDGGVAQRMALLQEFASRTPGMAPQMEQQNLLVPGSPGGQKWVSRWASLADSYSDAGLAEDGPGRRPGEPEGPLPVTRTRRLLPQLPSDRADSPAGLEAARRNGPGPPELGSEPANCLIGQEDLDPDSLSDASGSDGGRGPEPGTERQEDLAWVRGRRSPRAPGEPAPTSFFIGDQNGEATFPKKSFVAPGEVDGPGRVVQTSPSARDGLYVSPNGRMVIQLCSGRSPEPDPAPPKEALTFARQESFTKEPTSGPPAPGKLPHISSHPLLQDLAAARASRMDFHTQDTHLILKETETALAALEARLRSKSADECEGGSTPRPPEDSLSGDSDVDTASTISLLSGKNGPSPTTPQTPGPQKESLLSPPAVPDPGGASLGSARERLSERQHRPPPADLGHGDPSRRLAVRRGHGSRGSLDWPEEERGSGLAHLPNSNHETPEATVAGRQGPRRKPVAPPPSPAAREEQSRSSTTAQKVQQALTRSNSLSTPRPTRASRLRRARLGDASDTEAMDGERGTTANPEPANRTAPEQAKKLTRLDILAMPRKRAGSFTGPSDSETAPARTGFSGRSAELYSTSRKPTIAEARAAAKKAAATAANAGPRQPFSRARPGSARYSSNTRRRQQGSDYTSTSEEEYGSHHSSPKHTRSHASTATQTPRGSGSARARSQGPRDTDDDEEEPDPYGFIVQTAEIAEIARLSQTLVKDVAILAREIHDVAGDGDSLGSPGPTRSPSLGNVPNTPASTISAREELVQRIPEASLNFQKVPPGFMSSHNFDQNMNDSLEDALANKTRPRNREEVIFDNLMLNPVSQLSHAIRENTEHLAEKMKILFQNTGRAWEDLEARINSENEVPILKTSNKEISSILKELRRVQKQLEVINAIVDPSMNLDLLMGNRAPSGSSQPGLGKARPAAQSSTSPASVDTLLPALPLRSFPQRANCGPPGLPEPAFLPDAERFLI; encoded by the exons ATGTGTAAACAGGCCCAGAGTGTTCAACAACTGGCAAGACACTTGAATAGCTGCAGGTCCCAGCTGGGAG AGGCGGTAGCTTACCGCACTCCGCTGTATGGGCAGCCCTCCTGGTGGGGTGAGGATGACAGTGGGACACCATCTGAAGACCGGCACCAGGAGGAGCCCTACTCAG AGCGTCCCAAGGACCTGGCACAGCAAGACGGTGAGCTGGAGAGCCGCCGTGCTCCCGCTGAGCCACCAGACTACTCGTTCAGACGGGAGCCCAGCTACTTTGAGATTCCTACGAAGGAAGCACCACAGCCACCACGGCTGCCCGAGGTGCCGACCCAGGAAGTGCCCACAAAAGACCAGGAGGCAGGTATTGGTGGGACGGCCCCTGTGGTGCAGAGCCATGCCTCCTTCACCATTGAGTTTGATGACTGCAGCCCAGGCAAGGTGAAGATCAAAGACCATATCACCAAGTTCTCCCTGCGCCAGCGGCGGCCTCCCAGCAAGGAGACCACGCCTGTGGAGATGGTCTCGGCAGAAACCAAGGTGGCCGACTGGCTGGTGCAGAATGACCCAAGTCTGCTGCACCGGGATGGCCCAGGGGATGACCGCCACAGCACCAAAAGCGACCTTCCTGTCCACACTCGTACTCTGAAGG GCCACAAACATGAGGATGGCACACAGAGCGACTCAGAGGACCCCTTGGCCAAGACTGTTGGAGCCCCAGCTGAGGGCAGTGGGGAGCAGGTGCGGCTGCAGAGGCAGATCAAAAGGGACCCTCAGGAGCTGCTGCACAACCAGCAAGCCTTTGTCATTGAGTTCTTTGATGAGGACACACCCCGTAAGAAGCGCTCACAGTCCTTTACACACACCCCACCTGCAGACCCCAAGGCTGACAAGCGTCGGGGTACGGGGACTGTTGACAGAGAACGTCCCGGTGTCGCGGTCCGTGCCACAGGCAGCAGCTCAGGGCCACAGAGGGCCAGCTCGCTCAAGCGAGAGAAGACTGAGGAGCGGCTGGGCAACACTTCTCCTGTCCCCCGGGCCTCCACCCGCCCCTTCGGCAGTGTGGGGCGCCGCTCCCGCCTGGCCCAGGACTTCATGGCCCAGTGTATGCGGGACAGTTCCCCAGCCACGAGGCCTGGCCCTGAGAAGACGCCCCCGGTGCTACCCACCCCTTTGACACCCCGAGGGGCCAGCCCTGTGACCCCCTCGACCACCCCACCGCCTCCCACTGACCCCCAGCTAACCAAGGCACGTAGACAGGAGGAGGATGACAGTCTTAGTGACGCAGGCACCTACACCATTGAGACGGAGGCTCAAGACCAGGAAGTGGAGGAGGCCCGGAAGATGATCGACCAG GTTTTTGGGGTGTTTGAATCTCCTGAACTCTCTAGGGTATCCTCAGCTACCTTCCGCCCTGTCATTAGAGGTGACAAAGATGAGCCCAGTGATGGAGGCGTGGCCCAGCGGATGGCTTTGCTGCAAGAGTTTGCTTCCCGAACACCAGGCATGGCTCCCCAGATGGAGCAGCAG AATCTCTTGGTCCCAGGTTCCCCTGGGGGTCAGAAGTGGGTTTCCCGATGGGCTAGCTTGGCTGACAGCTACTCAGATGCTGGCTTGGCAG AGGATGGTCCTGGGCGCAGACCCGGGGAGCCTGAGGGGCCCCTGCCTGTGACTCGAACTCGGCGTCTGCTCCCCCAGTTACCCAGCGATAGGGCTGACAGCCCTGCAGGCCTTGAAGCTGCCAGGCGGAATGGCCCAGGGCCACCAGAGCTGGGCAGTGAGCCAGCAAACTGCCTTATAGGCCAGGAGGACCTGGACCCTGATAGTCTCAGTGATGCCAGCGGGTCAGATGGCGGCCGAGGCCCAGAACCAGGCACAGAGCGGCAGGAGGATCTAGCATGGGTCAGGGGTCGGCGCTCACCAAGGGCCCCTGGGGAGCCAGCCCCTACCTCTTTCTTCATTGGCGATCAGAATGGGGAGGCCACCTTCCCCAAGAAATCCTTTGTGGCTCCTGGGGAAGTGGATGGCCCGGGACGGGTAGTCCAGACCAGCCCTTCAGCAAGGGACGGCCTTTACGTCAGTCCCAACGGGAGGATGGTGATCCAGTTGTGCAGTGGTCGGTCCCCAGAGCCTGACCCAGCCCCACCCAAGGAGGCTCTGACCTTTGCCCGGCAAGAGAGTTTCACTAAGGAGCCAACCAGTGGGCCCCCGGCACCTGGCAAGCTCCCCCACATTTCTAGCCACCCGCTCCTACAAGACTTGGCTGCAGCCCGCGCCTCACGCATGGACTTCCACACTCAGGACACCCACCTGATCTTGAAGGAGACTGAGACAGCCCTGGCAGCCCTGGAGGCCCGGCTCCGCTCCAAGTCTGCAGATGAGTGTGAGGGGGGCAGCACTCCTCGGCCTCCAGAGGACTCTCTGTCTGGGGACTCGGATGTGGACACAGCCAGTACCATTAGCTTGCTCAGTGGCAAAAATGGGCCCAGCCCAACAACCCCACAGACTCCAGGGCCACAGAAGGAGAGCCTGCTGTCTCCACCAGCAGTACCAGACCCCGGGGGTGCTAGCCTGGGCAGTGCTCGAGAGCGGCTGTCTGAGAGACAGCATCGCCCACCGCCTGCAGACTTGGGCCATGGAGATCCATCAAGGCGCCTGGCTGTGCGGCGAGGCCATGGGTCTCGAGGGTCCCTGGACTGGCCTGAAGAAGAGCGAGGCTCTGGCCTTGCCCACCTGCCCAATTCTAACCATGAGACTCCTGAGGCTACTGTGGCAGGTCGACAGGGGCCTCGCCGGAAACCAGTGGCTCCCCCACCATCCCCAGCTGCTCGGGAGGAGCAGAGCCGCAGTTCCACTACCGCTCAGAAGGTGCAGCAGGCACTGACTCGCTCCAACAGCCTGTCCACCCCAAGGCCCACCAGAGCCTCCCGACTCAGGCGGGCCCGTTTGGGTGATGCCTCAGACACTGAGGCTATGGATGGTGAACGAGGGACCACAGCCAACCCTGAACCAGCAAATCGTACGGCTCCTGAGCAGGCCAAGAAACTGACACGCTTGGACATCCTGGCCATGCCCCGGAAGCGGGCAGGCTCCTTCACAGGGCCCAGTGATTCTGAGACTGCCCCTGCCCGTACCGGCTTCTCTGGTCGCAGTGCTGAGCTCTACAGCACCAGCCGTAAGCCCACGATAGCCGAGGCCCGTGCTGCTGCCAAGAaggctgctgctactgctgccaACGCCGGCCCCCGCCAGCCCTTCAGCCGGGCTCGCCCGGGCAGTGCCAGATACTCTTCCA ACACGCGGCGCCGGCAGCAGGGTTCGGATTACACGTCCACCTCTGAGGAGGAGTATGGATCCCACCACAGCTCCCCTAAACACACACGCTCCCATGCTTCAACAGCCACACAGACCCCGAGGGGCAGCGGCTCTGCCCGGGCTCGCTCCCAGGGCCCCCGAGACACAGACGATGATGAGGAGGAGCCTGACCCCTACGGCTTCATCGTGCAGACAGCAGAGATTGCAGAGATTGCTAG GCTAAGCCAGACACTAGTGAAGGATGTGGCCATCCTGGCCAGGGAGATCCATGATGTGGCTGGAGATGGGGACTCACTGGGCTCCCCGGGACCCACTCGTAGCCCATCTCTCGGGAATGTGCCCAACACCCCTGCCTCAACCATCTCAGCCCGGGAAGAG CTGGTGCAGCGCATTCCAGAGGCCAGCCTCAACTTCCAGAAAGTGCCACCTGGCTTCATGAGCTCTCACAACTTTGACCAGAACATGAATGACAGCCTCGAGGATGCTCTGGCCAACAAGACAAGGCCTCGGAACCGTGAGGAG GTGATCTTTGATAATCTGATGCTAAACCCGGTGTCCCAGCTGTCACATGCCATCCGTGAGAACACGGAGCATCTTGCTGAGAAGATGAA GATCCTCTTCCAGAATACAGGCCGGGCATGGGAGGACTTAGAGGCCAGAATCAACTCTGAAAATGAAGTGCCCATCCTAAAGACATCCAACAAG GAAATCAGCTCCATCCTGAAGGAACTTCGACGTGTACAGAAGCAGTTAGAAG TCATCAATGCCATTGTGGACCCCAGCATGAACCTCGACCTACTGATGGGAAACAGGGCTCCTTCAGGGTCTAGTCAGCCAGGACTTGGGAAAGCCCGGCCAGCAGCTCAGAGCTCAACTTCACCTGCCTCGGTGGACACCTTGCTGCCAGCCCTGCCTCTCAGGAGCTTCCCACAACGGGCAAACTGCGGGCCTCCCGGCCTCCCggagcctgccttccttcctgatgCTGAGAGGTTTCTGATCTAA